The Homoserinimonas aerilata nucleotide sequence GCCCCGAGGTCGCGGGCGGCCGGCGGGGTGACAGCGTTCCCGCTCTGCTTGACTTGCTCCCGCTTCGTGCCCAGCAGGATGTACTCCCGGGCGAATGCCATCCCGACCTTGATCTCGTCGGGGGTGAGCATCCGGAACTCGCAGTCTTCGACGTCGACCGGGCCGGTGACGAGGGAGTACCTGTCGACGGTGGTCAGCGCCCGATGCGGGTCGCTGACGGGCCCGGCGTTGCCGTTCCCGTAGTAGGGGACGAGCAGCGACTGGTGGCCGCCTGTGGTGAGCGTCCGCATGACCTCCGTGACGGGTGTTGTCATCTCCGACCCTCCGGTGTTGTTCCGCATCAGCAGCCCGTGGTGGTTCCCGTTCGCTGACACCGTGTCGATGGGACGATCGGCTGACTTGGCTACCCCGTTGTTGCGGAGCGGGACGACGATCGCTGTCTCGTTCCTGGTGGACTGTGTGCGCAGGGGATCTGATCCGCTCGCCGCGGTCTTGCCCTCGCGGCCCTCCACGGGCACGACGAGGAACTGGCTACCTGCAGCAGTGAACGCGCCGAACGAATCACCGACAGGCTTGGCGGGGACCTCGTTGCCTTCGCCTCGAACCACAAGCGGCGGTGCGAGGAATCCCTTCGTCTGCGCCGTCGTCTGCGTGAGCATCGGATTAGCCCCGGACTGGACTGTGCCCTCCCCGCGGATGCCGTCAGTGATCAGCGGGGGCAGCGCCACACCATGCTGTGCGGTCGTCGTTTGAGTCGGCAGCGCTTCATCGACAGGCCACGCCCGCAGGTACCCGCTCCCGGTGGTCACACCGTCGTAGGTGTTCCCGGCCGCGGCGAGCGTGATCGGCTTCCAGTACTTCTCGATGCCCTTCTGGATGCGGGTCATCGTCTTCGGTGACAGAGGCTTTTCCCGGTCACCGATACGTGTCCCAGCGATAGACCAGTCGATCGCGGACGACGCCGGCAACCAGGCAGGCTCCACCACGGCCGCGCACTGAGGGCACTTGTACACGTATTGGGCCCGGTACCTGCCCCAGTGCTCCTTCTTCTTGAACACCTGCATTGCCGAGATGACCCCGTGCCGCTCGCAGAACGCCTGTGGGCGGGTCCACTTCTGCAGATCGGGCTTCCGGTTGCCTTTCAGCCAGAAGACGACGTACATGCGGTCCCGTGACTGCGGGGCAGGGAGTCCACGCGCTTGGGCATGCATGCTGTTCAGCCACACGATCTCGTGCTCATATCCGAGCAGCTCCATCGTCTGCAACCAGGCGGGGAACGGAATCCACTTCGCGGCATCGACAACGTTCTCGATGATGATCGCCTTGTAGTGGTGGTACTCCGCGAACCGGGGAACATCCCACATGGTGGCCCTCGAGCGGTTCGCCGCCTCATCAGGGAGGGGGCGGGTGCCGTCGAGGTCGAACAGCGCCTCATTCAGCGCCCGCTGCCGCTTCACACCCTTCGCCACACTGTGGTTCGTGCACTCCGGTGATGCCCACAGAATGTCCGTCGTCGGGAACCATGACGGCTCCACCTGCGAGATGTCAGCGTTCGAATGATCCGTGTCCGGGTGGTTCGCCTGGTGCGAGTCGATGGCCAGCTTCCAGTGGTTCGCCGCCATGACGACACGCACACCGGGGAGGGTTGCGAGGCCAGACGAGGAACCGCCGGCGCCACAGAACAGGTCAGTAACCGTGATCATCAGGCGACCGCCTCATCGTCCAGGTCGAACAGGGAAGGGATGGCCGCGCGCGCATCATGCCGTCGCAGGTACACCAGCGAGTCAGCGACAGATGCCGGGTTCAGCTCCGACGAGTACGCCCGGCGCCCGGCCTGCACCGCACAGAGCGCCGTGGAGCCGATGCCGCCGAACGGGTCGTAGACCAGGTCGCCCGGGTTCGAGTACATGTTGATGAGGCGACGCGGAATTTCGAGCGGGAACGGGCAGATGTGGTTTTCCACGTCACGCTTCTTCTGCTCCGAGTTGAGCGTGTCGATGCGGAGAATGTCGGTCCACACATCGGGGCGCCACGACCCGGGAACGAGGGACGCGAAGGTGCCGGGGAGGGCGTTCTTCGCCGCAAGCCTCCCTGCGAGCTCCACATGCGCGTCGTAGTCGTATACATTCGCGGTCGACTGCTCCGTGAACACCTTCTGCCGGGTGCCAGGGTCGAGAGCGGCGAGCTCATCGAGCGACAGAAGCCGATTCCCCGAGGTGCGCCACTCGGCGGCAGCATCGATCTGCCACTGCCCGACCGTGTACGCCTCCCGGTCCTTCACGATCCGTTCGTCAGACCAACCGACGGTGCGGTCCGTCTGCGGTTTCCCGAATAGCAGCACATACTCGGGGGAGCCGACACCCATGGGCCCGTGGTCCTTGAGCATCTTCGTATAGCTCAGCCGGTACGTCTGGTTGTTCTCCCTCACGACGTCGGTCGTGACGGTGATCATCCCGTAGTAGTCGAAACCATGCTGCGTGTAGTGGGCGATCGCTTCCGCGTGCAGCGCTGAGACCGTGTAGCGGCCCTTGCCGGTGACGGAACCGAACAGCATCCGGTCCTTCACATGCACGGCCATGATCCGGCCCGGCTGCAGCACCTTCAGCAGCGACGGGGTGAGGTAGTCGTTCTGCCACCAGAAGTGATCGTTGTCGTCCGTGTGTCCGAAGTCGGCGTAGTTCGGGGAGTACTCGTAGTGGTTCCCGAACGGGATCGACGTGACGATCAGACCGACCGAGTTCTCCGCCATGTGGTCGCGCGCCTCAACAGTGGAGTCGTTCAGCGCAACAGTCCACTCTTCGCCAGACCAGACTTCACGCTCGACGCCCATCGCCCGGGTGAGCTCGGAGCTGATCGAGGTCGGGTTCAGACCATGCTCACGGAGAACATCGGACATGGTGTCGGTGAGAGAGTCATGCTCACGCCACTTCTGCTCCAGCGTGGCGCGCACCTCAGACTCGGACTCGGCGAACAGCAGCGTCACCTTGCAGGGGCGGGTCTGTCCGAACCGGTGGATGCGGTGCACGGCCTGGACGGTCTGCTCGAACTTGTGCGTCACACCGACGAAGATCGACACGGACGACTGCTGCAGGTTCAGCCCCTGCCCCAGTTGGATCGGCTTACCGATCAGCGCGTACGTCTTCCCATCGCGCCACTCGTCCAGGCGGCGCTCGTGCTCGTCATCGGGCAGCCCGCCATGGATCGATGAGAAGGTGATGCCGGCGGCTTCGAGCGCCTGCGCGATGAGATCCTGCTCGTCGTTGAGGTCGCACCAAAGGATAATCTGCTCGTCCGGCGCTCGCTCCACGTGCGCGGCGACAAGCTCCATGAGGCGCGCCACCCTCGCTTTGAGAGTGTTCCGCTTCTCGCGGGCGGCGCCAGTCAGCCCAAGCGCGCCACCTCTCACCAGCACACCCTGGCCGTCGCGGTCGACCTGGTCGGAGAGCATGTCCGTGGGAACTTCATCCCAGACCACCTCGAGCGGCGGCAGGTCGTATCCGTCGTCAGAGAAGCCGAGGTCGGACGGCTTCTGCAGGAAGCACGCCCACGTGTTCAGCCACAGCCAGAACTCGCGCTCCTTGTGCGGGTAGATCTTGAGGTTCCCCGCCTTGGACGAGTCGCGGTGGAAGAACCGGGTGAGCGCTGCACCGGTGTCCATGATGCCGAGGAACCCGGCGTAGTGAATGAGCTCTTTGTGTCTGTTCGGCGACGGGGTCGCGGTGGCAACGAACCGGAACGGGACGCTGTCGAACAGCTGCAGGAACTCCTGGTAGGTCTTCGACCCGAAGGAGCGGAGCACCGCGGCTTCATCGAGCGACACGGCCGTGAAGCCGTCGACGTCGAGACGGCCGTCACGCACCGACTCGTAGTTGGTGACATATATGCCGGACCAGTCGGGGTCGATCTCTTCGGTGCGGCGAATAAAGCGCACCTCGATGCCGAGCAGGTTACGGCCGTCGCGGATGAACTCACCACGCACGCCGAGCGGCGCCACGATGAGACCGCGGCCGGCCAGTCGCATGAGGATGAGGCGCAGAGTCTCGAGCTGCATGACGGACTTGCCGAGACCGTAGCGGGCGAAGATGGCACGACGGCCGCCGGCGACCGCCCACTTCACGATCGCTCGCTGATGCGGCAGTAAAACGGGTGAGAGGTCCTCGTCGGCGACCTCGAAGCCGAAGCGGCGATCGAAGGCTACTTTCTCGCGCAAGAAGTCGTCGTAGTCCAGAGTCGGGTCGGCGCCGGTGACAAGCGCGAGAGGGCTCACGCTGTCCGCCTGGACGTGTTGAGGGTGGCAATACTCTGGGAGTGCATTCTGTTTCCTTCTCAAAGGGGTTTCGGGGTGTGGAGGGGGCTCAGCGGGCCGTAATCCTGCTGAGCCCCCGGTTTCGACTACGGGCGGCCGTAGAAGATCGGCACGTCTCCGATGCCGTCGTGCACACGCGTCTCGGACGATTCGGTCTTCACCGTCTTGCCCTCACGGATCTCCGTGACGATGTCCGAGAACGCCGCCTCGAGGATGTTCTCGGGACGCTGGAGCGCGTACCCGAGACGAAGCCCATCTCCGCCGATCCGATACCGGAACGACGCGAACACGAAGTAGATCGGCCCGCCGATGTAAGGGCGGATCGCGAGCTTCAACTCCTTGGGGAACTCGATCTCGCCCTTCGTGCCCTTCTTCGCCGCGACCGTCTCGACGTACTGGAACTGCACCTCGCCGTTGTCGAGACGCACCGCAG carries:
- a CDS encoding DNA cytosine methyltransferase, with amino-acid sequence MITVTDLFCGAGGSSSGLATLPGVRVVMAANHWKLAIDSHQANHPDTDHSNADISQVEPSWFPTTDILWASPECTNHSVAKGVKRQRALNEALFDLDGTRPLPDEAANRSRATMWDVPRFAEYHHYKAIIIENVVDAAKWIPFPAWLQTMELLGYEHEIVWLNSMHAQARGLPAPQSRDRMYVVFWLKGNRKPDLQKWTRPQAFCERHGVISAMQVFKKKEHWGRYRAQYVYKCPQCAAVVEPAWLPASSAIDWSIAGTRIGDREKPLSPKTMTRIQKGIEKYWKPITLAAAGNTYDGVTTGSGYLRAWPVDEALPTQTTTAQHGVALPPLITDGIRGEGTVQSGANPMLTQTTAQTKGFLAPPLVVRGEGNEVPAKPVGDSFGAFTAAGSQFLVVPVEGREGKTAASGSDPLRTQSTRNETAIVVPLRNNGVAKSADRPIDTVSANGNHHGLLMRNNTGGSEMTTPVTEVMRTLTTGGHQSLLVPYYGNGNAGPVSDPHRALTTVDRYSLVTGPVDVEDCEFRMLTPDEIKVGMAFAREYILLGTKREQVKQSGNAVTPPAARDLGAAVIESLGIEIERAA
- a CDS encoding DNA methyltransferase — protein: MSPLALVTGADPTLDYDDFLREKVAFDRRFGFEVADEDLSPVLLPHQRAIVKWAVAGGRRAIFARYGLGKSVMQLETLRLILMRLAGRGLIVAPLGVRGEFIRDGRNLLGIEVRFIRRTEEIDPDWSGIYVTNYESVRDGRLDVDGFTAVSLDEAAVLRSFGSKTYQEFLQLFDSVPFRFVATATPSPNRHKELIHYAGFLGIMDTGAALTRFFHRDSSKAGNLKIYPHKEREFWLWLNTWACFLQKPSDLGFSDDGYDLPPLEVVWDEVPTDMLSDQVDRDGQGVLVRGGALGLTGAAREKRNTLKARVARLMELVAAHVERAPDEQIILWCDLNDEQDLIAQALEAAGITFSSIHGGLPDDEHERRLDEWRDGKTYALIGKPIQLGQGLNLQQSSVSIFVGVTHKFEQTVQAVHRIHRFGQTRPCKVTLLFAESESEVRATLEQKWREHDSLTDTMSDVLREHGLNPTSISSELTRAMGVEREVWSGEEWTVALNDSTVEARDHMAENSVGLIVTSIPFGNHYEYSPNYADFGHTDDNDHFWWQNDYLTPSLLKVLQPGRIMAVHVKDRMLFGSVTGKGRYTVSALHAEAIAHYTQHGFDYYGMITVTTDVVRENNQTYRLSYTKMLKDHGPMGVGSPEYVLLFGKPQTDRTVGWSDERIVKDREAYTVGQWQIDAAAEWRTSGNRLLSLDELAALDPGTRQKVFTEQSTANVYDYDAHVELAGRLAAKNALPGTFASLVPGSWRPDVWTDILRIDTLNSEQKKRDVENHICPFPLEIPRRLINMYSNPGDLVYDPFGGIGSTALCAVQAGRRAYSSELNPASVADSLVYLRRHDARAAIPSLFDLDDEAVA